A single window of Agromyces sp. Leaf222 DNA harbors:
- a CDS encoding ABC transporter permease has translation MSASIGAVGIAFRSRHRVPVTIWASFAVLGLALIAVVSGPLLFPEATTQDILSSLMPPGSPGHPLGTDELGRDILALTIAGAASALVGPVCVALGSMLLGILLGTLAGYERGWLDFAISRWTDLLLALPVLLAAIVVSGVFGGGYWTTVLLLIVLFSPSDIRIVRAGVLEQAARPYIEAAQMLSLSRWRVMFRHILPNVSPLVITNAMLNVAFALVAFSSLSFLGVGVPPGTADWGRQLTDARAIMFDNPAAVLVPAVLIIAVACSANLVGDWLGQRLTRAGERA, from the coding sequence ATGAGCGCGTCGATCGGCGCCGTCGGCATCGCCTTCCGCTCCCGCCACCGTGTCCCCGTCACGATCTGGGCGTCCTTCGCCGTGCTCGGGCTCGCCCTCATCGCGGTCGTCTCCGGTCCGCTCCTGTTCCCGGAGGCCACGACGCAGGACATCCTCTCGAGCCTGATGCCGCCCGGGAGCCCCGGGCATCCGCTCGGCACCGACGAGCTCGGCCGGGACATCCTCGCCCTCACCATCGCCGGCGCCGCCTCGGCACTCGTCGGGCCGGTGTGCGTCGCCCTCGGCTCGATGCTCCTCGGCATCCTGCTCGGCACGCTCGCCGGGTACGAGCGCGGCTGGCTCGACTTCGCGATCAGCCGCTGGACCGACCTGCTGCTCGCCCTGCCCGTGCTGCTCGCGGCGATCGTCGTCTCCGGGGTGTTCGGCGGCGGCTACTGGACCACCGTGCTGTTGCTCATCGTGCTCTTCTCCCCCTCCGACATCCGGATCGTGCGCGCCGGCGTGCTCGAACAGGCCGCGCGCCCATACATCGAGGCAGCCCAGATGCTCTCGCTCTCCCGCTGGCGGGTCATGTTCCGGCACATCCTGCCGAACGTGTCTCCGCTCGTCATCACGAACGCGATGCTGAACGTCGCCTTCGCGCTCGTGGCCTTCTCATCCCTCTCGTTCCTCGGCGTCGGCGTGCCGCCGGGCACCGCCGACTGGGGACGCCAGCTCACCGACGCCAGGGCGATCATGTTCGACAACCCTGCGGCCGTCCTCGTGCCGGCGGTACTCATCATCGCGGTCGCCTGCTCGGCGAACCTCGTCGGCGACTGGCTCGGTCAGCGCCTTACGCGGGCGGGAGAGCGGGCATGA
- a CDS encoding ABC transporter permease — protein MGRMLAVRVLGTLTILFVLSIVVFSMVHLAPGDLVKTLLGNRPVSPEAVAAIRAQYHLDDPLPVQYFRWLGGVLTGDLGESIRLQTSVADAIGSRLGLTLALCGLAFAIALAVAIPLGMRSAVHAGGWVDRTASALGVVGLSAPTFAVGLLLLYVFAYYLPIFPVYGAGRGPLDTLHHLVLPAVTLALGLGAIILKLTRTAMLRELDADYVTSARARGIPERRVRTIALRNAAIPIVTGASLVLTFLVGGTVLAETTYALPGLGTLLQDSVLFKDLAVVQALTLLVAAAIAVIALLADLAYLLLDPRVRAKGATA, from the coding sequence ATGGGCCGCATGCTCGCGGTGCGCGTGCTCGGCACGCTCACCATCCTCTTCGTGTTGTCGATCGTGGTCTTCTCGATGGTGCACCTCGCCCCGGGCGACCTCGTCAAGACGTTGCTCGGAAACCGGCCGGTCTCGCCCGAGGCGGTCGCCGCGATCCGGGCGCAGTACCACCTCGACGATCCACTGCCGGTGCAGTACTTCCGTTGGCTGGGCGGCGTGCTGACGGGAGACCTCGGGGAATCCATCCGCCTGCAGACCTCCGTGGCCGATGCGATCGGATCGCGCCTCGGCCTCACCCTCGCGCTCTGCGGGCTCGCCTTCGCGATCGCGCTCGCCGTCGCGATCCCCCTCGGCATGCGCAGCGCCGTGCACGCGGGCGGCTGGGTCGACCGCACGGCATCGGCGCTCGGCGTCGTCGGCCTCTCCGCCCCGACGTTCGCCGTCGGCCTCCTGCTGCTGTACGTGTTCGCGTACTACCTTCCGATCTTCCCGGTCTACGGCGCCGGGCGCGGCCCGCTCGACACCCTCCACCACCTCGTGCTGCCGGCGGTGACCCTGGCGCTCGGCCTCGGCGCGATCATCCTGAAGCTCACCCGCACCGCCATGCTGCGCGAACTCGACGCCGACTACGTGACCTCGGCGCGGGCGAGGGGCATCCCGGAGCGCCGCGTTCGCACGATCGCGCTCCGCAACGCGGCCATCCCGATCGTGACCGGCGCGAGCCTCGTGCTCACCTTCCTCGTCGGCGGCACCGTGCTCGCCGAGACGACGTACGCGCTGCCCGGCCTCGGCACCCTGCTGCAGGACTCCGTGCTCTTCAAGGACCTCGCCGTCGTGCAGGCGCTGACACTGCTCGTCGCGGCCGCGATCGCCGTCATCGCGCTGCTCGCCGACCTGGCCTACCTGCTGCTCGACCCGCGCGTGCGGGCGAAAGGGGCGACCGCATGA
- a CDS encoding ABC transporter substrate-binding protein — translation MDEVEFAAVDSLTRALDLHSLRILVAIDRTGSISAAARMLGYTQPTITQHVQRLESRLGASLVARTARSARLTPVGALLAEHAPRIDASLTAAASDLARMLGRRAGAVRIVADAEAIASTVAPALRTLAASTPGVEVSLIEAEDAAALDMVRDGRADIAVTTRLASPVPSIAKARRDGLRTTFLFSEEVLAILGPSDVEPSPRIAPGSLADLPWIRGAGTCADAVAARIGRDANRADLAVSRADAAIALVMSGFGATFVAESAFAAVPQPGGVRAAGLSPAMSRSTIATTLVEAAGIPAVAAALRALTAHRPPTTGVDAVDEARRRSHGHRARFVLTPGSTIRYTPSTEEASPMSSTTLTRTARASAAAAGVLLLAACAAGAPDTSVGADTGEEIAEITVALPGSLSSLYIGQEAGILNYYIASIAQEGLVSIDAEGKIQPGLAESWEQTDDVTYVYELRDDAKFQDGTPVTADDVVFSLEQARDETASPGLAYYLGGVDTIEKTGEHEVTVTLTAPDAAFAANMSTGGAAFITSQAFWEEHDGKIGTASSLLLGSGPYQVTEFVPDSHVTLERVDTWWGETPKVKSIQVEFIPDESTRLLAAQSGDVDVAFNVPLAQSTQWEQLDTMRVEYVNDLSYVGLYFNTGLAPFDDPKVREAFAHSIDREAVVEKLLRGHGEAATAMMTPESLGKAYSAEEARERLSGIPQWGFDLDAAKAALAASDHPDGFETEILTPSTGPQLGSAAQSLAENLSKIGITLNVREVPIEEWLASLDASSSYGVGLMWYFSTLGDPAEVPSYLLGAGNPAAYSNPEIDDLIAQAGAESDPAARIDLLIQAETLQAEDAVNVPLWWGQSATAFAKDLGIRDYSSFAFISAWPTQLYRAEQ, via the coding sequence ATGGATGAAGTCGAATTCGCCGCAGTCGATTCCCTGACCCGCGCACTCGACCTGCATTCGCTGCGAATCCTCGTGGCCATCGACCGCACCGGCTCCATCAGCGCCGCGGCCCGGATGCTCGGGTACACGCAGCCCACCATCACCCAGCACGTGCAGCGCCTCGAGTCGAGACTCGGCGCCTCGCTCGTCGCCCGCACCGCGAGATCGGCCAGGCTCACGCCCGTCGGCGCGCTGCTCGCGGAGCACGCGCCGCGCATCGACGCGAGCCTCACGGCGGCCGCCTCCGACCTCGCGCGCATGCTCGGCCGTCGCGCGGGCGCGGTGCGCATCGTCGCCGACGCGGAGGCGATCGCCTCGACCGTCGCCCCCGCCCTCCGCACGCTCGCGGCCTCCACGCCCGGCGTCGAGGTCTCGCTCATCGAGGCCGAAGACGCTGCGGCCCTCGACATGGTCCGCGACGGTCGGGCAGACATCGCCGTCACCACGCGACTCGCCTCCCCGGTGCCGAGCATCGCGAAGGCCCGTCGCGACGGACTGCGCACCACGTTCCTCTTCAGCGAGGAGGTGCTCGCGATCCTCGGCCCATCCGACGTGGAGCCCTCGCCCCGCATCGCGCCCGGGTCGCTCGCCGACCTCCCGTGGATCCGCGGGGCCGGCACCTGCGCCGACGCCGTCGCCGCCCGCATCGGCCGCGACGCGAACCGGGCCGACCTCGCCGTATCGCGAGCCGACGCCGCCATCGCCCTCGTCATGAGCGGGTTCGGTGCGACCTTCGTCGCCGAGAGCGCATTCGCCGCCGTCCCGCAGCCCGGCGGCGTCCGTGCGGCCGGCCTGTCACCCGCGATGAGCCGCAGCACGATCGCGACCACGCTCGTCGAGGCCGCCGGGATCCCCGCCGTCGCCGCCGCGCTGCGTGCGCTCACCGCCCATCGGCCGCCGACGACCGGCGTCGACGCCGTCGACGAGGCCCGCCGACGCAGCCACGGGCACCGCGCGCGGTTCGTCCTGACTCCCGGATCCACGATCCGGTACACCCCATCCACAGAGGAGGCATCCCCCATGTCCAGTACAACGCTGACCCGCACCGCGCGGGCGAGCGCGGCGGCCGCAGGTGTGCTGCTGCTCGCCGCATGCGCGGCGGGCGCACCCGACACCTCGGTCGGCGCCGACACCGGCGAGGAGATCGCCGAGATCACCGTCGCCCTGCCCGGTTCGCTCTCGAGCCTGTACATCGGACAGGAGGCCGGCATCCTCAACTACTACATCGCCTCCATCGCGCAGGAGGGCCTCGTCTCCATCGACGCCGAGGGCAAGATCCAGCCCGGACTCGCCGAATCCTGGGAGCAGACCGACGACGTCACGTACGTCTACGAACTGCGGGACGACGCGAAGTTCCAGGACGGCACGCCCGTGACCGCCGACGACGTCGTGTTCAGCCTCGAGCAGGCGCGCGACGAGACGGCCTCTCCCGGGCTGGCGTACTACCTCGGCGGCGTCGACACCATCGAGAAGACCGGGGAGCACGAGGTCACCGTCACCCTCACCGCACCCGACGCCGCATTCGCGGCGAACATGTCCACCGGCGGCGCCGCGTTCATCACCTCGCAGGCGTTCTGGGAGGAGCACGACGGCAAGATCGGCACCGCCTCGTCGCTGCTGCTCGGCTCCGGGCCCTACCAGGTCACCGAGTTCGTGCCCGACTCGCACGTGACCCTCGAACGCGTCGACACCTGGTGGGGCGAGACGCCCAAGGTGAAGAGCATCCAGGTCGAGTTCATCCCCGACGAATCGACCAGGCTGCTCGCCGCGCAGTCGGGCGATGTCGACGTCGCGTTCAACGTGCCCCTCGCGCAGTCCACGCAGTGGGAGCAGCTCGACACCATGCGGGTCGAGTACGTCAACGATCTCTCCTACGTCGGCCTGTACTTCAACACCGGGCTCGCACCCTTCGACGACCCGAAGGTGCGCGAGGCGTTCGCCCACTCGATCGACCGCGAAGCGGTCGTCGAGAAGCTGCTCCGCGGCCACGGTGAGGCGGCAACGGCCATGATGACGCCCGAGTCGCTCGGCAAGGCGTACTCCGCTGAGGAGGCCCGCGAGCGGCTCTCCGGCATCCCGCAATGGGGCTTCGACCTCGACGCCGCGAAGGCGGCCCTCGCCGCATCCGACCACCCCGACGGGTTCGAGACCGAGATCCTCACGCCCTCAACCGGGCCGCAGCTCGGCAGCGCCGCGCAGTCGCTCGCCGAGAACCTCTCGAAGATCGGCATCACCCTGAACGTGCGCGAGGTGCCGATCGAGGAATGGCTCGCGAGCCTCGACGCCTCGTCCAGCTACGGCGTCGGCCTCATGTGGTACTTCTCGACGCTCGGAGACCCGGCCGAGGTGCCGAGCTACCTCCTCGGCGCGGGAAACCCGGCGGCCTACTCCAACCCCGAGATCGACGACCTCATCGCCCAGGCGGGCGCCGAGTCCGACCCGGCGGCCCGCATCGACCTGCTCATCCAGGCCGAGACCCTGCAAGCCGAGGACGCCGTGAACGTGCCGCTGTGGTGGGGCCAGTCGGCCACCGCCTTCGCCAAGGACCTCGGCATCCGCGACTACAGCTCCTTCGCGTTCATCTCCGCCTGGCCGACCCAGCTCTATCGCGCCGAGCAGTGA
- a CDS encoding DUF1684 domain-containing protein yields the protein MTGAAGATTNHDAWNDARDHAVWSGFGLATLAATNWLGAEPGEVDGLPGRWHAEGGRVIGTDISGEGRVVLAPDEEFGLEGVLLRGFERDGSLALRVYDRAAPARRGISGIERHPYDPSLRVVGRFEADGGLRSETVSVDDHRADAEFAGRVHLELDGRPLALDVARTDDTRAADGRIEEGLFAAFSDGTGRQEGYPFRFLRMPAPAADATLVVDLNRAYLPPCAFSDHYVCVLPTPQNRWTIDVRGGERAVR from the coding sequence ATGACCGGAGCAGCTGGTGCGACCACGAACCACGACGCCTGGAACGACGCACGCGACCACGCCGTGTGGTCGGGCTTCGGGCTCGCGACCCTCGCCGCCACGAACTGGCTCGGCGCCGAGCCCGGCGAAGTCGACGGGCTGCCGGGTCGCTGGCATGCCGAAGGCGGCCGCGTCATCGGCACGGACATCTCGGGCGAGGGCCGTGTCGTTCTGGCCCCTGACGAGGAGTTCGGACTCGAGGGCGTGCTGCTGCGCGGATTCGAACGCGACGGGTCGCTCGCGCTCCGCGTCTACGACCGGGCGGCGCCCGCGCGACGCGGGATCTCCGGGATCGAGCGCCATCCGTACGATCCGAGTCTCAGGGTGGTCGGGCGGTTCGAGGCAGACGGTGGGCTCAGGTCCGAGACGGTCTCGGTCGACGACCATCGCGCCGACGCCGAGTTCGCCGGCCGCGTGCACCTCGAGCTCGACGGGAGGCCCCTCGCGCTCGACGTGGCCCGCACCGACGACACCCGCGCCGCCGACGGCCGCATCGAGGAGGGGCTCTTCGCCGCGTTCAGCGACGGCACCGGCCGTCAGGAGGGCTACCCGTTCCGATTCCTCCGAATGCCGGCGCCGGCCGCCGACGCAACCCTCGTCGTCGACCTGAACCGCGCGTACCTGCCGCCCTGCGCGTTCTCGGACCACTACGTGTGCGTGCTTCCGACCCCGCAGAACCGGTGGACGATCGACGTGCGCGGGGGCGAACGCGCCGTGCGCTGA
- the cls gene encoding cardiolipin synthase, with amino-acid sequence MSSEETATVTAIVTFTLLAIDLVIRVIAIIVVPRNRRPTAGMAWLLAIFFIPYLGVLFFLLIGNPKLPKRRREKQAEVDEFIRESTHGVERVSDSSGWPAWFEGVVHLNRNLGSMPLIGSNSASLIGGYQDSLDAMTAAVAGAKRYVHVEFYILALDKTTEPFFAALGDAVERGVQVRVLLDHIASLRSKGYRRTLRRLDDIGASWQLMLPVQPFKGRYQRPDLRNHRKILVVDGEVAFMGSQNLIDRSYNKRGNIRRGLKWKELVTRLEGPIVSGLDAIFRTDWYLETGEELTRDIPDAFDQPSEAQDLDCQVVPSGPGFPNQNNLKLFLALLYAAKQKLIITSPYFVPDEAMLYAISGATQRGVHVELFVSEIGDQALVYHAQRSYYEALLRAGVKIYMYKAPYILHAKHFTIDEDVAVIGSSNMDIRSFELNMEVSLLVRGRSFVQEMRAVEDGYRADSRELTLDEWMRQPIRSTVLDNLARLTSALQ; translated from the coding sequence ATGAGCTCGGAGGAGACCGCGACGGTCACGGCTATCGTGACCTTCACGCTGCTCGCGATCGATCTCGTGATCCGCGTGATCGCGATCATCGTGGTTCCCCGCAACCGCCGTCCGACCGCGGGCATGGCGTGGCTGCTCGCCATCTTCTTCATCCCGTACCTCGGGGTGCTCTTCTTCCTGCTCATCGGCAATCCGAAGCTGCCGAAGCGCCGCCGTGAAAAGCAGGCCGAGGTCGACGAGTTCATCCGCGAGTCGACGCACGGCGTCGAGCGGGTCAGCGACTCCAGCGGATGGCCGGCCTGGTTCGAGGGCGTGGTGCACCTGAACCGCAACCTCGGGTCGATGCCGCTCATCGGCTCGAACAGCGCGAGCCTGATCGGCGGCTACCAGGATTCGCTCGACGCGATGACCGCCGCCGTGGCCGGGGCGAAGCGGTACGTGCACGTCGAGTTCTACATCCTCGCGCTCGACAAGACGACCGAGCCGTTCTTCGCGGCGCTCGGCGACGCGGTCGAGCGGGGCGTGCAGGTGCGCGTGTTGCTCGACCACATCGCCTCGCTGCGGTCCAAGGGATACCGCCGCACGCTGCGACGCCTCGACGACATCGGCGCGTCGTGGCAGCTCATGCTCCCGGTGCAGCCGTTCAAGGGGCGGTACCAGCGGCCGGACCTGCGCAACCACCGCAAGATCCTCGTCGTCGACGGCGAGGTCGCGTTCATGGGCTCGCAGAACCTCATCGACCGCAGCTACAACAAGCGGGGCAACATCCGTCGCGGGCTCAAGTGGAAGGAGCTCGTGACGCGCCTCGAGGGGCCGATCGTCTCGGGTCTCGACGCGATCTTCCGCACCGACTGGTACCTCGAGACGGGCGAGGAGCTCACTCGCGACATCCCAGACGCGTTCGACCAGCCGAGCGAGGCGCAGGACCTCGACTGCCAGGTCGTGCCGAGCGGGCCCGGGTTCCCGAACCAGAACAATCTGAAGCTGTTCCTCGCGCTGCTCTACGCGGCCAAGCAGAAGCTCATCATCACGAGCCCGTACTTCGTGCCCGACGAGGCCATGCTCTACGCGATCAGCGGCGCGACGCAGCGGGGCGTGCACGTCGAGTTGTTCGTCTCCGAGATCGGCGACCAGGCGCTCGTCTACCACGCGCAGCGTTCGTACTACGAGGCGCTGCTGCGCGCCGGCGTGAAGATCTACATGTACAAGGCGCCGTACATCCTGCACGCCAAGCACTTCACGATCGACGAGGATGTCGCGGTCATCGGCTCGAGCAACATGGACATCCGCTCGTTCGAGCTGAACATGGAGGTCTCGCTGCTGGTGCGGGGCCGCTCGTTCGTGCAGGAGATGCGGGCCGTCGAAGACGGCTACCGCGCCGACAGCCGCGAGCTCACGCTCGACGAGTGGATGCGCCAGCCGATCCGCTCGACGGTGCTCGACAACCTCGCACGGCTCACCTCGGCGCTGCAGTAG
- a CDS encoding pirin family protein: MSNLERDPVELVCPPEASSAAQITVLQPRDVPLGGPRAMNVRRTLPQRGRTTIGAWCFADHYGPDEVAASGGMVVPPHPHTGLQTVSWLFEGEIEHHDSTGSAEFVRPGAVNLMTAGRGIAHSEVSTPDTTRLHGVQLWVALPDAARAVAPFFEHSETVPVSVDDAVVRVFAGTLPGIDAETSVTVFTPLVGAQVELPAGGEAWIELDPAFEHGLLVDRGPVTATVAALESESDTGPADADPLAVAGHTTQLAANELGYLGLGHEGVRLRAGEHGPARVILIGGVPFGEELVMWWNFIGRSHEEVAEFRRTWQADVIARGDADGRFGTVDGFDGAPLPAPELPTVRLKPRA; the protein is encoded by the coding sequence ATGAGCAATCTCGAACGCGATCCCGTCGAGCTCGTGTGCCCTCCTGAGGCATCGAGCGCCGCCCAGATCACGGTGCTCCAGCCCCGTGACGTGCCGCTCGGCGGGCCGCGCGCGATGAACGTCCGCCGCACCCTGCCCCAGCGCGGACGCACGACGATCGGAGCCTGGTGCTTCGCCGACCACTACGGGCCCGACGAGGTCGCGGCATCCGGCGGCATGGTCGTGCCCCCGCACCCGCACACGGGCCTGCAGACGGTGAGCTGGCTCTTCGAGGGCGAGATCGAGCACCACGACAGCACCGGCAGCGCCGAGTTCGTGCGGCCCGGTGCCGTGAACCTCATGACCGCCGGGCGGGGCATCGCCCACTCCGAGGTCTCGACGCCCGACACCACGCGACTGCACGGCGTGCAGCTCTGGGTCGCGCTTCCGGATGCCGCACGCGCCGTCGCGCCGTTCTTCGAGCATTCCGAGACCGTGCCCGTCTCGGTCGACGACGCCGTGGTGCGCGTGTTCGCCGGAACGCTCCCGGGCATCGACGCCGAGACGTCCGTCACCGTCTTCACGCCGCTCGTCGGCGCGCAGGTCGAGCTGCCGGCCGGCGGCGAGGCGTGGATCGAGCTCGACCCCGCGTTCGAGCACGGACTGCTCGTCGACCGGGGCCCGGTGACCGCGACGGTCGCAGCGCTCGAGAGCGAGTCCGACACCGGCCCGGCCGACGCCGATCCGCTCGCCGTCGCGGGCCACACGACGCAGCTCGCTGCGAACGAGCTCGGATACCTCGGCCTCGGTCACGAGGGCGTGCGGCTGCGTGCAGGCGAGCACGGGCCCGCCCGCGTGATCCTCATCGGCGGCGTGCCGTTCGGCGAGGAGCTCGTGATGTGGTGGAACTTCATCGGGCGCTCCCACGAGGAGGTCGCGGAGTTCCGGCGCACCTGGCAGGCCGACGTCATCGCGCGCGGCGACGCCGACGGCCGCTTCGGCACGGTCGACGGCTTCGACGGCGCCCCGCTCCCGGCGCCCGAACTGCCGACGGTGCGCCTCAAGCCGCGCGCCTGA
- a CDS encoding helix-turn-helix transcriptional regulator has protein sequence MPPAEPDEASDVHCRLDVLLEARGMTLARLSELVGVSVVNLSVLKNDRARAIRFSTLQAICEALDCEIGELLVRRPRATT, from the coding sequence ATGCCGCCCGCCGAACCCGACGAGGCATCCGACGTGCACTGCCGGCTCGACGTGCTGCTCGAGGCGAGGGGCATGACGCTCGCCCGTTTGAGCGAACTCGTCGGCGTCAGCGTCGTCAACCTCAGCGTGCTGAAGAACGACCGGGCGCGCGCCATCCGCTTCTCGACGCTTCAGGCGATCTGCGAAGCCCTCGACTGCGAGATCGGCGAACTGCTCGTTCGCCGCCCGCGCGCGACTACTTGA
- a CDS encoding ATP-dependent Clp protease ATP-binding subunit — translation MFERFTDRARRVVVLAQEEAKMLNHNYIGTEHILLGLIHEGEGVAAKALESLGISLDAVREQVQDIIGQGQQQPTGHIPFTPRAKKVLELSLREALQLGHNYIGTEHILLGLIREGEGVAAQVLVKLGADLNRVRQQVIQLLSGYQGKEQVQVGANDQQQPQGGSQILDQFGRNLTQAARESKLDPVIGREKEIERVMQILSRRSKNNPVLIGEPGVGKTAVVEGLAQAIVKNEVPETLKDKQLYSLDLGSLIAGSRYRGDFEERLKKVTKEIRTRGDIIVFIDEIHTLVGAGAAEGAIDAASILKPLLARGELQTIGATTLDEYRKHFEKDAALERRFQPIQVQEPSLPHAINILKGLRDRYEAHHKVSITDGAIVAAANLADRYISDRFLPDKAIDLIDEAGARLRLSILSSPPELREFDEKIAVVRAAKETAIEEQDFEKAASLRDEEKNLLGERLRLEKQWKAGDVKTTAVVDEGLIAEVLAQATGIPVFKLTEEESSRLVFMEKALHQRVIGQEEAISALSKTIRRTRAGLKDPHRPSGSFIFAGPTGVGKTELAKALAEFLFDDEAAMISLDMSEYGEKHTVSRLFGAPPGFVGFEEGGQLTEKVRRKPFSVVLFDEIEKAHPDIFNSLLQILEEGRLTDGQGRVIDFKNTVIIMTTNLGTKDISSGPVGFALEGDSRTGYDLMSGKVKEELKKHFKPEFLNRVDEIIVFPQLTKPELLQIVDLFLKRLGDRMLDRDMTVDLTTPAKERLIDLGFDPALGARPLRRAVQREIEDRLSEKILHGELNAGDHVHVDFADNEFVFTTTQRALPVAIGVNTGAAIGTGPATPDLAVTSD, via the coding sequence ATGTTCGAGAGATTCACCGACCGAGCCCGTCGTGTCGTCGTCCTGGCCCAAGAAGAGGCCAAGATGCTCAACCACAACTACATCGGCACCGAGCACATCCTGCTCGGGCTCATCCACGAGGGTGAAGGCGTCGCCGCCAAGGCGCTCGAATCGCTCGGTATCTCGCTCGACGCGGTTCGCGAGCAGGTGCAGGACATCATCGGCCAGGGTCAGCAGCAGCCGACCGGGCACATCCCGTTCACGCCGCGCGCCAAGAAGGTCCTCGAGCTCTCGCTTCGCGAGGCGCTGCAGCTGGGCCACAACTACATCGGCACCGAGCACATCCTGCTCGGGCTCATCCGCGAGGGTGAGGGCGTCGCCGCCCAGGTGCTCGTGAAGCTCGGCGCCGACCTCAACCGCGTGCGCCAGCAGGTCATCCAGCTGCTCTCCGGCTACCAGGGCAAGGAGCAGGTGCAGGTCGGCGCGAACGACCAGCAGCAGCCCCAGGGCGGCTCGCAGATCCTCGACCAGTTCGGCCGCAACCTCACGCAGGCCGCTCGCGAGTCCAAGCTCGACCCCGTGATCGGGCGCGAGAAGGAGATCGAGCGGGTCATGCAGATCCTCTCGCGTCGCTCGAAGAACAACCCGGTGCTGATCGGCGAGCCCGGCGTCGGCAAGACCGCCGTCGTCGAGGGCCTCGCACAGGCCATCGTCAAGAACGAGGTCCCCGAGACGCTGAAGGACAAGCAGCTCTACTCGCTCGACCTCGGCTCGCTCATCGCCGGCTCGCGCTACCGCGGCGACTTCGAGGAGCGACTGAAGAAGGTCACGAAGGAGATCCGCACGCGCGGCGACATCATCGTCTTCATCGACGAGATCCACACCCTCGTGGGTGCGGGTGCCGCTGAGGGCGCGATCGACGCGGCCTCGATCCTGAAGCCGCTGCTCGCCCGCGGCGAACTGCAGACCATCGGCGCCACGACGCTCGACGAGTACCGCAAGCACTTCGAGAAGGATGCCGCGCTCGAGCGCCGCTTCCAGCCGATCCAGGTGCAGGAGCCGTCGCTGCCCCACGCGATCAACATCCTCAAGGGCCTGCGCGACCGCTACGAGGCGCACCACAAGGTGTCCATCACCGACGGTGCCATCGTCGCCGCGGCGAACCTCGCCGATCGCTACATCAGCGACCGCTTCCTGCCCGACAAGGCCATCGACCTGATCGACGAGGCCGGCGCACGCCTGCGTCTGTCGATCCTCTCGTCGCCGCCCGAGCTGCGCGAGTTCGACGAGAAGATCGCCGTCGTCCGCGCCGCCAAGGAGACGGCCATCGAGGAGCAGGACTTCGAGAAGGCCGCATCCCTCCGCGACGAGGAGAAGAACCTCCTCGGCGAGCGTCTGCGCCTCGAGAAGCAGTGGAAGGCCGGCGACGTCAAGACCACCGCGGTGGTCGACGAGGGCCTGATCGCCGAGGTGCTCGCGCAGGCCACCGGCATCCCGGTGTTCAAGCTCACCGAAGAGGAGTCCTCGCGACTCGTCTTCATGGAGAAGGCGCTGCACCAGCGCGTCATCGGCCAGGAGGAGGCGATCTCCGCACTGTCGAAGACCATCCGTCGCACCCGCGCCGGCCTCAAGGACCCGCACCGCCCCTCGGGCTCGTTCATCTTCGCCGGCCCCACGGGCGTCGGCAAGACCGAGCTCGCCAAGGCGCTCGCGGAGTTCCTCTTCGACGACGAGGCCGCGATGATCTCGCTCGATATGTCCGAATACGGCGAGAAGCACACCGTCTCCCGACTGTTCGGCGCCCCTCCCGGGTTCGTCGGCTTCGAGGAGGGCGGCCAGCTCACCGAGAAGGTACGCCGCAAGCCGTTCTCCGTGGTGCTCTTCGACGAGATCGAGAAGGCCCACCCCGACATCTTCAACTCGCTCCTGCAGATCCTCGAAGAGGGTCGCCTGACCGACGGCCAGGGTCGCGTGATCGACTTCAAGAACACCGTCATCATCATGACGACGAACCTCGGCACGAAGGACATCTCGAGCGGGCCGGTCGGCTTCGCCCTCGAGGGCGACTCGCGCACGGGCTACGACCTCATGAGCGGCAAGGTGAAGGAGGAGCTGAAGAAGCACTTCAAGCCCGAGTTCCTGAACCGCGTCGACGAGATCATCGTCTTCCCGCAGCTGACGAAGCCCGAGCTGCTGCAGATCGTCGACCTGTTCCTGAAGCGCCTCGGCGACCGCATGCTCGACCGCGACATGACGGTCGACCTCACGACGCCCGCGAAGGAGCGCCTCATCGACCTCGGGTTCGACCCGGCACTGGGCGCACGCCCGCTGCGCCGGGCGGTGCAGCGCGAGATCGAAGACCGCCTCTCGGAGAAGATCCTGCACGGCGAGCTCAACGCCGGCGATCACGTGCACGTCGACTTCGCCGACAACGAGTTCGTGTTCACGACGACCCAGCGGGCGCTGCCCGTCGCGATCGGCGTCAACACGGGTGCGGCGATCGGCACCGGGCCGGCGACGCCCGACCTCGCGGTCACGTCGGACTAG
- a CDS encoding three-helix bundle dimerization domain-containing protein, with the protein MEKKKVSEEHAVTEVIDRLAEKYPSVERAEIASIVAEEYGQLDGRPVRDFVPVLIEKSAKKRVKRLVAA; encoded by the coding sequence ATGGAGAAGAAGAAGGTGTCCGAAGAGCACGCCGTCACCGAGGTGATCGATCGCCTCGCTGAGAAGTATCCATCGGTCGAGAGGGCCGAAATCGCCAGTATCGTCGCCGAGGAATACGGCCAGCTCGATGGTCGACCGGTGCGCGACTTCGTACCCGTGCTGATCGAGAAGAGTGCCAAGAAGCGGGTGAAGCGGCTCGTCGCCGCGTAG